Genomic DNA from Ictidomys tridecemlineatus isolate mIctTri1 chromosome 6, mIctTri1.hap1, whole genome shotgun sequence:
GTTGGATATTCTCTATCTATGGAAAATGTTAGATCCCAGGCTGCCTTTCAGCTTCAACCAGCCACTGGCTCAGATGTGTGTCAACCCTCTTCTCCTAGATATGAAGATGAAATCAACAAACGCACAGCAGCAGAGAATGAGTTTGTCACCCTGAAGAAGGTGAGCTGATTAATCAGGGTTCTAGTTTCTTGCTCAAGGAGAGACAGGACTCTGCATCCCCCTCCCATCTCACAAGACCATTGCCATGGTgataaaatgggggctggggaggagggctcAGATGACTCCACACTGTGTGCTCTTTCTCCAGGACGTGGATGCTGCCTACATGAATAAGGTGGAACTGCAAGCCAAGGCAGATGGTCTCACAGATGAGATCAACTTCCTCAGAGCCATCTTTGAGGCAGTGAGTATCTCCACCTTGCTTTCCTTCACTCAGATGGGTTCTGCAGGGTGGGGAGGCCTATGACCCAACTGGGCACTTTGGAATCATCCAGGCCAAGATGACCTTAGGACCTTGTGTTCTGCAGGAACTGTCTCAGATGCAAACCCACATCTCAGACACTTCTGTGGTGCTGTCCATGGACAACAACCGCAACCTGGACCTGGACAGCATCATCGCCGAAGTCAAAGCCCAATATGAGGAGATCGCTCAGAGGAGCCGGGCTGAGGCTGAGTCCTGGTACCAGACCAAGGTGAGCAGTGACTTGGCAGCCACTAAGgaggccccagccccaccctgagcTCGAGAAGCCTCCTGACTTCATGGGGGAATTACTGAAAGGAGGCTAAAGTCCTCTCACAGAATGTGTACCCCACATTATTAGAACAGCTCTCAGATATGATGTCCCTGTCTAGGAAGCAGAAGAACCACCCCCAGGCAGGAGGAAGCTCCCATAAAGGACCAAGTCATCTTTGCTTAAGCTCAGCTTTTACTGATGGCTCTCAGAGACACTGAGCACAACATCAGTCTCTGAGACATAACTGTCTCTGGTTCCCACCAGGATGTTCTGTACCTTGGTTCCACCGTGTCCAGCCACTTAACatcaacttttctaaaattcattgAGGAGAAGCCAATAGGTGGAGATTACTCCCTGTCTGATTCCGAGTCAAGACACCATTGTGCACATGTAAAACCTCTCGcattctctgtctccctctccccctgCACGACAGTACGAGGAGCTGCAGGTCACAGCAGGCAGACATGGGGATGACCTGCGCAACACCAAGCAGGAGATTGCTGAGATCAACCGCATGATCCAGAGGCTCAGATCGGAGATGGACCATGTCAAGAAGCAGGTACAGGGCAGAGACAGGGTCGGGGCTGCTTGTCCATGCAGTCCAGCCTCCCGGGCTCTTCTTCACTAGGCAGGAAGAGCAGGGACGAGCCTGCTCGAAGGCCCAGGCTCAAAGCCCATTTCCTTGCTTCCCCTTGCAGTGCGCCAGCCTGCAGGCTGCCATTGCTGATGCGGAGCAGCGTGGGGAGATGGCCCTCAAGGATGCCAAGAGCAAGCTGGAAGGGCTAGAGGACGCCCTGCAGAAGGCCAAGCAGGACATGGCCAGGCTGCTGAAGGAGTACCAGGAGCTCTTGAATGTCAAGCTGGCCCTGGACGTGGAGATCGCCACCTACAGGAAGCTGCTGGAAGGCGAGGAGTGCAGGTGGGTGACACACCCCTCTGAGCACCTGTGGGAGGGGTCTGGCCCTGAGCAGGGGATTGTGGCCAGCAGTGATGGGTGCTGTCAGGAGACTCTGGAACAGGGGATGGCGGTCTCCATGAGCCTTGGGTGGAAGCTTCTCCTGGGATCAGGTATGGACTGCGGAGGACTCATCCTCTGTGTTCCTCTCCTCCTAGGCTGAGTGGCGAGGGCGTTGGACCTGTCAACATCTGTAAGTACTTGGCTTGTCTGCCTCCCAGTTGTTGACCTAGTGAGCTGGCTCAGGGGACAGAGTGAGCTCACGGTGTCTGTGTCCTGTTGTCCTCCCTACAGCTGTGGTGCAGTCCACCATGTCCAGCGGCTATGGCAGCGCTGGTGGTGCCGGCAGTGGCTTCGGACTGGGCGGAGGCAGCAGCTACTCTTACAGCAGTGGTCATGGCCTTGGAGGTGGCTTCAGTTCTGGCAGTGGCAGAGGCATCGGGGGTGGCCTCAGCTCCTCTGGTGGCAGCAGCTCCACCATCAAATactcctccaccacctccagcAGGAGCTACAAGCACTGAAGTCCTGTGCTGGCCCTTGTCCCCACCCTGCTCAGCCCTCTGGTGCAGAGCCTTCTGCTCAGGATCttttcctcccctgcctccaccTTGCTCTCCTGCTGGGGCTCGGAAGGCTCCTACCCTCCTGGCTCCTCTGTCTACCTGCTCCTCTGAGTTTCCACAGCTTATCTGTAGAATGTCAACAACCATTGTCACTCAGACATGCCAACATTGTTGTGATGTTCCTTTCTATATGAATTGCCATTATTCTGTGATGCCTATTCCATATGCTCCATTTAAGTACTGAACATGAGTCCACTGCAGACAAGGAGTCCTCCCTCTGATTTCTAACTGCCCTGATGTTGTAGCTGCCTTCCGGGATTCCTCATCTGCCCCATGTATCGTCTTGCTGTTCCCTTGGCAATGAACGCTATGTGACATAACCCCTCTGGTGTTCTGAGTCTGTATCCCCACCCTATTTTTTTCTGGTCTCTTTGGCTTTATTTGTTCTGTTaaataaagtacatttaaaatatattttaagtttttgggGGTTTTTGGTTAAATTATCCTGCTCCATATTGAGTCTAAATCTTTCTTTCCACAAACTATTCATCATCTTTGGGGGACCATCCCTCTCCCACTGACAGTGCACCATGCTCCATACTTACCATATCCTTCAACACAACGTGATGTAGGAATTTTCTAGGTGGAGATCACCAATGTTCTTTAGCCTTCCACACTTCAGGATTTTCCCCCCAGGTAGagtcttttaaaaagcattaagaCTAGGAGGGAAACTGGGTCCTGTAATGTGGATGAGCACAATCTGATAACTGAGGTtcacttgttttttcttttgttaccatCATTTTGTGGCTTTGTCCCCTCCTTTATCTCTGAGACTTCTTCAGAGACTCCACCTCCCATTTCCCCACGCCTGAGAGACACTACACAGATCCTTCAAAATAGAAACAGTTGGCAAGAAGGCACAATACTCACCTCTCTATATGATTATTAATATAACTGCTGCAGAGATCGCTTTGATACAAACCCTGAGATGTATCAATCAAACCACATAGCACAGAGAGGAGCATCGGAGACCTCAGAGTGTGGTTTTGAAGCCACATGCTGCTAAATGTGTTGGATGAATTTGACACAACCCAGATTACTTGAGTTCAAGGAAGCCGCCTCTTGCAAGAGGCTGGTTAAACACATTGAACTATACACTCAAAAATGGTGAATTTATCTGTCTAAACCTTATACCTTAATAACcctgaaaaaaaagtgaaactgtaaaagtcaataaaatcaaTCACTAAAATCTCAAAACAGTGTTGGttaaagattttgttttaaaatactgttGGCACAGTATTTTAAACCATGAGTTTAAACCATGTTCCATGTTGGTCAATGACTCAGATTAGTGAGGATGTGGTTCTAAAGATCTTTTTCACTTGGCATTAGGAtgtttaaaactgttttaaattttacacatCCATGCAAATTTTGACAAGCAAAACTAGATATGGGAGGTTCATTCAAATCTGTCTAGATATCAATGTCAAGGTTATAATTTTGACCGTTAGGGAGAGACAAACTCTCTAGATTTTAGGTCAGGTTTATACAAGCTTATTCTGGAGCCTGGCTAATCAGACATTCCACAGCATGTCTTatctataagaaaaaagaatacatagCACAGGAAACTTCCACTAGAACAATAATACCCATCTTTTCCTCCTTGTAATGGTAATTTGCTAATTTCAAGCCACAATGGATACCTTCTCTAATCAGATTAGGTCTAATCTGTTTACATGGCTGTCACAGGTAGGCAAGGGTCTTAATGCTGGACAGATCACTAGGTAGAAGCTTGGGAGCTGGGGAGACTTTGGGATTAA
This window encodes:
- the LOC101958101 gene encoding keratin, type II cytoskeletal 6C gives rise to the protein MTSKSTTRIQSTSSSHRGFSASSARAPGLCRSGFSSMSVSRSRGSGGMGASCRGTGFGSRSLYGTGASKRISIGGGSCSMGARYGSGVGGSFSFSSGLGFGSGAGSGFGLSGAAGFGGGGYGGSGFPVCPPGGIQEVTINQNLLTPLNLEIDPTIQRVRTEEREQIKTLNNKFASFIDKVRFLEQQNKVLDTKWTLLQEQGTKTVRQSLDSLFEGYISTLRREVDNIFEERGRLDSELRSMQDLVEDNKKKYEDEINKRTAAENEFVTLKKDVDAAYMNKVELQAKADGLTDEINFLRAIFEAELSQMQTHISDTSVVLSMDNNRNLDLDSIIAEVKAQYEEIAQRSRAEAESWYQTKYEELQVTAGRHGDDLRNTKQEIAEINRMIQRLRSEMDHVKKQCASLQAAIADAEQRGEMALKDAKSKLEGLEDALQKAKQDMARLLKEYQELLNVKLALDVEIATYRKLLEGEECRLSGEGVGPVNISVVQSTMSSGYGSAGGAGSGFGLGGGSSYSYSSGHGLGGGFSSGSGRGIGGGLSSSGGSSSTIKYSSTTSSRSYKH